In a genomic window of Vigna angularis cultivar LongXiaoDou No.4 chromosome 6, ASM1680809v1, whole genome shotgun sequence:
- the LOC108341902 gene encoding uncharacterized protein LOC108341902: protein MNTADWDQELRKYQDVIASGTKSMKIKAMMMLARFSKDAPEYVLARTIPILTEILGHNVSNDSGPTLQEAAAYCLKCIACRGEGALAVEIGGHGAPHSLMRLLPHSDERMQKVLIKCLLVIVCFCNATRTVVATNGGVELIFGLLSSCTNDTKRYLLEILSVLALRRDVRKALTRLRALHYVVEAASFGSMVSRERACQAIGLLGVTRQTRRMLVELGAIPVLVSLFREGEHSTKLVAGNSLGVISAHVDYIRPVAQAGAIPLYAELLEGPDPSGKEIAEDVFCILAVAEANAVEIAGHLVRILREGNDEAKASAADVMWDLSGYKHSMSVVRDSGAIPLLVELLETGSEDVKVNVSGAFAQLSYDGTDRMSLAEAGAIPILIDLMNDVDEVEELRDNATEALVNFYEDPLYHDRVSDAINVSSFRNMQNRLVHIRASNEHMARSLRRMSVEQLTWNPDLV, encoded by the coding sequence ATGAACACTGCTGATTGGGATCAAGAACTGAGAAAGTATCAAGATGTAATAGCTTCAGGTACCAAGAGTATGAAAATAAAGGCCATGATGATGCTGGCACGTTTTTCTAAGGATGCCCCTGAGTATGTTTTAGCTCGCACCATACCCATTCTCACTGAGATTCTTGGTCACAATGTTTCAAACGATTCTGGTCCTACACTTCAAGAGGCTGCTGCTTATTGCTTGAAGTGCATTGCTTGCAGGGGTGAGGGTGCGTTGGCCGTTGAAATTGGTGGACACGGTGCCCCTCATTCTTTGATGAGGTTGTTGCCTCACTCTGATGAAAGGATGCAGAAGGTTCTGATAAAGTGTTTGCTCgttattgtttgtttttgtaatGCAACTAGGACAGTTGTTGCCACCAATGGTGGGGTGGAATTGATCTTTGGTTTGTTGAGTTCTTGCACCAATGATACTAAGAGGTATTTGTTGGAGATTTTGAGTGTGTTAGCATTGAGGAGGGATGTTAGGAAGGCTCTCACTAGACTAAGAGCTCTACATTATGTTGTGGAGGCTGCTAGTTTTGGGAGCATGGTGTCTAGGGAAAGGGCTTGTCAAGCAATTGGGTTGCTTGGAGTCACCAGACAGACTCGGCGTATGCTTGTTGAATTGGGAGCAATTCCAGTGCTTGTGTCCTTGTTTCGTGAAGGAGAACACTCCACAAAGCTTGTTGCTGGCAATTCTCTTGGTGTGATATCTGCTCATGTTGATTACATAAGGCCGGTTGCTCAAGCTGGGGCTATTCCCCTTTATGCTGAGCTTCTTGAAGGACCTGATCCCTCTGGGAAAGAGATAGCTGAGGATGTTTTTTGTATATTGGCTGTAGCTGAGGCTAATGCTGTTGAAATTGCTGGGCACTTGGTGAGGATTCTGAGAGAAGGTAATGATGAGGCGAAGGCTTCTGCGGCGGATGTGATGTGGGATCTGTCGGGTTACAAGCATTCAATGTCTGTAGTACGGGATTCAGGTGCGATTCCTCTTCTTGTTGAGCTTTTGGAGACTGGGAGTGAAGATGTGAAGGTGAATGTTTCTGGGGCATTTGCTCAACTGAGCTATGATGGAACTGATAGAATGTCACTTGCTGAAGCAGGGGCGATTCCAATTCTCATAGACTTGATGAATGATGTTGATGAGGTTGAGGAACTAAGGGATAATGCTACGGAGGCTCTTGTAAATTTTTATGAAGATCCATTGTATCATGATAGAGTGTCGGATGCAATTAATGTTTCTTCCTTCAGAAATATGCAGAATAGGTTAGTTCATATTCGGGCATCGAATGAGCACATGGCTAGATCCTTGAGAAGAATGAGTGTTGAGCAGCTCACATGGAACCCAGATCTTGTCTAA